The following coding sequences are from one Paraburkholderia caballeronis window:
- a CDS encoding trypsin-like peptidase domain-containing protein: MDSHLTEMEPGAGTSEDALEFHRSSNGDRWFLRRGERKAPVVRHVPNAASAGAVSEWAVGAFLSSERCGPEHDALVELLAGLVPPATGSAQPRSGLAASHPRRAGLPEPHAQVGADGLLLAVTRVCTFAQERRLTNASGFFFQQGTRLFLVTSRHVMIDVSGEHFPDRLEIEFHVDAENLAAAAWLSVPLYTAGHPLWRQGTDDGGEIDVAVIELDRAALPSGAKFHAFGPGHLPRSGDVMPIGASLLIVGFPLGFHDSLHHLPVVRQGVLASAFGLRFQGKGCFVTDARTHRGTSGAPVVLSAPSEGRKPDELPWLLLGVHSSTIDMRGRDEQLDESLGLNNAWYADILMVLTAH, from the coding sequence GTGGATTCTCACCTGACTGAGATGGAACCTGGCGCTGGAACGAGCGAAGATGCGCTCGAATTCCATCGCAGTTCCAACGGCGACAGATGGTTTCTGCGCCGTGGCGAGCGCAAGGCGCCCGTCGTCCGGCACGTGCCGAACGCGGCGTCGGCGGGGGCCGTGTCGGAATGGGCGGTGGGCGCGTTTCTGTCGTCCGAACGATGCGGGCCGGAGCACGATGCGCTGGTAGAGTTGCTTGCCGGACTGGTGCCGCCCGCCACGGGATCGGCCCAGCCGCGCAGCGGGCTTGCCGCGTCTCATCCACGCCGGGCGGGTCTGCCTGAGCCGCATGCCCAGGTGGGCGCGGATGGACTGCTTCTCGCCGTGACGCGCGTCTGTACGTTCGCGCAGGAACGTCGGTTGACCAATGCAAGCGGCTTCTTTTTCCAGCAGGGCACGCGGCTGTTCCTCGTGACCAGCCGCCACGTGATGATCGACGTGTCCGGCGAGCATTTTCCCGACCGCCTGGAGATCGAATTCCATGTCGACGCGGAGAACCTGGCGGCCGCCGCGTGGTTGTCGGTTCCGTTATATACGGCGGGGCATCCCCTCTGGCGTCAGGGAACGGATGATGGCGGCGAGATCGATGTCGCCGTCATCGAACTCGACCGGGCTGCGTTGCCGTCGGGCGCGAAGTTTCATGCGTTCGGCCCCGGCCATCTGCCGCGTTCCGGTGACGTGATGCCGATCGGGGCGTCGCTGCTGATCGTTGGTTTTCCGCTGGGTTTCCACGATTCGTTGCACCATTTGCCGGTCGTCCGGCAAGGCGTGCTGGCATCGGCATTCGGCCTGCGTTTCCAGGGGAAGGGCTGCTTCGTCACCGATGCGCGAACGCATCGCGGCACCAGCGGAGCGCCGGTTGTGCTGAGCGCGCCATCGGAAGGCAGGAAGCCTGACGAATTGCCGTGGCTGCTGCTGGGCGTCCATTCCTCGACCATCGATATGCGCGGCCGGGACGAGCAACTGGACGAGTCGCTCGGGCTGAACAATGCATGGTATGCGGATATCCTGATGGTCTTGACGGCTCACTAG
- a CDS encoding lipid A biosynthesis lauroyl acyltransferase, giving the protein MKQLVFWLMVGLLRLLSVLPYGWVARAGGALGALLYRIPSRRKRIVLVNLNLCFPEKSDADRHVLGRAHFRHVLRSYLERGVQWFGSHRAIERLVQLESHIDLDDPDAPPTIFMGFHFVAIEVGCMLYSTRFPVTALYTPMSDKRLCALAARQRGRFGASMMLRSNSARTVVAQLRTGQSVMLAADMDFGVDNSVFAPFFGVPACTLTSVSRLARLGRARVVPFVTEVLPDYRGYKMTIFEPLKDFPSGDDATDATRMNAFLEQEIERLPDQYYWVHRRFKNRPAGMPSVY; this is encoded by the coding sequence ATGAAACAACTAGTCTTCTGGCTTATGGTGGGCCTGCTTCGCCTGCTATCGGTGCTGCCCTACGGGTGGGTCGCGCGAGCCGGCGGCGCACTGGGCGCGTTGTTGTACCGTATTCCGAGCCGACGCAAGCGCATCGTCCTCGTCAATCTGAATCTGTGCTTTCCGGAAAAAAGCGACGCGGACCGCCACGTGCTGGGCCGCGCGCACTTCCGTCACGTCTTGCGCAGCTATCTGGAGCGAGGCGTGCAATGGTTCGGATCGCACCGGGCGATCGAACGTCTGGTGCAGCTCGAATCGCATATCGACCTCGACGATCCTGACGCGCCCCCCACCATCTTCATGGGATTCCATTTCGTCGCGATCGAGGTCGGCTGCATGCTTTATTCGACCCGTTTTCCCGTCACGGCGCTCTATACGCCGATGTCCGACAAGCGGCTTTGCGCGCTGGCCGCCCGCCAGCGCGGCCGGTTCGGCGCGAGCATGATGCTGCGTTCGAACAGCGCGCGCACGGTGGTCGCTCAATTGCGCACGGGCCAGTCGGTGATGCTGGCGGCCGACATGGATTTCGGCGTCGACAATTCCGTGTTCGCGCCGTTCTTCGGGGTTCCCGCCTGCACGCTGACGTCCGTGTCCCGTCTCGCGCGCCTCGGACGCGCGCGGGTCGTGCCTTTCGTCACGGAAGTGCTGCCCGACTACAGGGGCTACAAGATGACGATCTTCGAGCCGTTGAAGGACTTTCCGTCGGGCGACGACGCCACCGACGCGACCCGCATGAATGCCTTTCTGGAGCAGGAGATCGAGCGCCTGCCCGACCAGTATTATTGGGTGCATCGACGCTTCAAGAATCGTCCGGCCGGCATGCCCTCGGTGTACTAA
- a CDS encoding cupin domain-containing protein: MPLVDFKSVADSLAAAWKSSVVGQVGAAKIKVLRMDDQPYGEETHDYNEGLLVVDGKLLLQVEHEAVTVEAGQMYLAPAGVPHAVLPGSHGTLVIIDV, from the coding sequence ATGCCGCTGGTCGATTTCAAATCCGTCGCGGACAGCCTGGCTGCCGCGTGGAAATCTTCCGTCGTCGGTCAAGTGGGCGCCGCGAAAATAAAGGTCCTGAGAATGGACGACCAGCCGTATGGCGAGGAAACGCACGACTACAACGAAGGGTTGCTCGTAGTCGACGGCAAACTGCTTTTGCAGGTCGAACACGAAGCGGTGACCGTGGAGGCCGGCCAGATGTATCTCGCGCCGGCGGGCGTTCCGCATGCGGTTTTACCGGGCAGCCACGGTACGCTGGTGATTATCGACGTGTGA
- a CDS encoding FGGY-family carbohydrate kinase, whose translation MEYVIGVDIGTQSTKALLVDRNGAIVAQHASSYQPDTPRPLWAEQQASVWFDAVTACIAQVTAHAKEQGIDAASIKAVCISSLYGGSGIPVGADMAPLYPCLIWMDRRATAEVEWVRSHVDMDRLRAITGNGVDSYYGYTKMLWLRGNESDVWAATRFFLPPNAYVIYRLTGEVAVDHCSAGNIGGVYDIARRGWSGEMLDTLGIERTKMPQRLVDSTDVVGTLLPQAAQRLGLDAGTAIVAGGIDAAVATFAAGVTQTGQHVAMIGTSMCWGYVNQHVDASHGLVAMPHVFNGQNDLYVFGGASTAGASVAWFRDQFCRDQIEAAKATSHRDAHRLLEDAAARVPAGSDGVMFLPYLMGERSPVWDAKASGAFVGLNLFDTRAHLYRAVLEGVAFALQHNIEAGRKGAERLDERLIVVGGAAHSDLWMQIIADVTGYPVYTIEQDVEAAMGAALLAALGAGLVSREAAQRGWITLVERATPDASRRALYAERFGIYADLYPALRPLMHRLRNA comes from the coding sequence ATGGAATATGTGATCGGCGTGGATATCGGCACCCAGAGCACCAAGGCGCTGCTCGTGGACCGCAACGGCGCGATCGTCGCACAGCACGCGTCGAGTTATCAGCCCGATACGCCCAGGCCGCTGTGGGCCGAGCAGCAGGCGTCCGTGTGGTTCGACGCGGTGACTGCGTGCATCGCGCAGGTGACCGCGCACGCGAAGGAACAGGGCATCGACGCCGCGTCGATCAAGGCCGTCTGCATCAGCAGCCTGTACGGCGGGTCCGGCATTCCGGTCGGCGCGGACATGGCGCCGCTGTATCCGTGCCTGATCTGGATGGACCGCCGCGCCACCGCCGAGGTCGAGTGGGTACGCTCGCACGTCGACATGGACCGGCTGCGCGCGATCACCGGCAACGGCGTCGACAGCTACTACGGCTACACGAAGATGTTATGGCTGCGCGGAAACGAGTCGGACGTGTGGGCCGCCACGCGGTTTTTTCTGCCGCCGAACGCGTATGTGATCTATCGGCTCACCGGCGAGGTCGCGGTCGATCATTGCTCGGCCGGCAACATCGGCGGCGTGTACGACATCGCGCGGCGCGGATGGTCCGGCGAGATGCTCGACACGCTCGGCATCGAGCGCACGAAGATGCCGCAGCGGCTCGTCGATTCGACCGACGTCGTCGGCACGCTGCTGCCGCAGGCCGCGCAGCGACTGGGACTCGACGCCGGCACTGCGATCGTCGCGGGCGGCATCGACGCGGCGGTCGCGACGTTCGCGGCCGGCGTCACGCAGACCGGCCAGCACGTCGCGATGATCGGCACCAGCATGTGCTGGGGATACGTGAACCAGCACGTCGATGCGAGCCATGGACTCGTCGCGATGCCGCATGTGTTCAACGGCCAGAACGATCTGTATGTGTTCGGCGGCGCGAGCACGGCGGGCGCGTCGGTCGCGTGGTTTCGCGACCAGTTTTGCCGCGACCAGATCGAAGCCGCGAAGGCGACCTCGCACAGGGACGCGCACCGGCTGCTGGAAGACGCGGCTGCCCGCGTGCCGGCCGGCTCGGACGGCGTGATGTTCCTGCCGTATCTGATGGGCGAGCGCAGCCCCGTGTGGGATGCGAAGGCGAGCGGCGCGTTCGTCGGGCTGAACCTGTTCGACACGCGCGCGCATCTGTATCGCGCGGTGCTCGAAGGCGTCGCGTTCGCGTTGCAGCACAACATCGAGGCCGGCCGCAAGGGCGCGGAGCGGCTCGACGAGCGGTTGATCGTCGTCGGCGGCGCCGCGCATTCGGACCTGTGGATGCAGATCATCGCGGACGTCACCGGTTATCCGGTCTATACGATCGAACAGGACGTCGAGGCGGCGATGGGCGCCGCGCTGCTCGCGGCGCTGGGCGCGGGCCTCGTGTCGCGCGAGGCTGCGCAGCGCGGATGGATCACGCTGGTCGAGCGGGCGACGCCCGACGCGTCGCGGCGCGCGCTTTACGCGGAGCGGTTCGGCATCTATGCGGACCTGTATCCGGCGCTCAGGCCGTTGATGCATCGTCTGCGAAACGCGTGA
- a CDS encoding phosphocholine-specific phospholipase C: MTSSSRRRFLQTVASSGAAAAAMTVFPESIRNALAIPAFSRTGTIRDVEHIVVFMQENRSFDHYFGHLRGVRGYNDRFPIPLAGGQPVWYQPSKEDPTKPVVPFHLNTQTTSAQCVGDLDHSWYPTHYAINNGRMDQWPANKTDMTMGYHLRSDLPFHYALADAFTVCDAYFCSLPGPTHPNRAYLMTGMVDPSGTMGGPLLDNNDYVDGDGPPTYQLLSWTTYPERLQAAGVSWQVYQQGVNGDDPLNGNYGTNILQNFVNFINAQPGSALYQRAQTARTIADLKSDVLANRLPQVSWLLPPAAYSEHPSYTPAYGAEYTSQILDALTSNPEVWSKTVLFVMYDENDGFFDHVVPPQPPTTSAQGRSTVSVEGEVHTVVNPGRGGKYTADGLPYGLGSRVPMTIVSPWTKGGFVCSQVFDHTSVIRFIEERFGVHEPNITAWRRAVCGDLTTAFDFRTPDSSVPPLPDTSDYMTMADNQCKTQPKPTVPATPGTIDPQEPGIRYARALPYELHVNSHVDTKKNTLQITFANTGRQGAHFYVYGTNRTDGPWRYTVEAGKTLSDTYDLSSTNGVYAFEVYGPNGFVRKFAGTATPAQSPGHGIGAIFNRAPQPEITAQYDVANGNLFLKFANAGGGIARLTVTDNAYGALPRPVLVPAGGSIVEPWVLAASHHWYDLTVTSHDDASFSRRVAGHVENGKTSISDPAAVAPVTKLA; encoded by the coding sequence ATGACTTCAAGCAGCCGTCGCCGTTTCCTGCAAACCGTCGCGTCGTCCGGAGCCGCCGCCGCCGCGATGACCGTGTTCCCCGAATCGATCCGCAACGCGCTCGCGATCCCGGCGTTCTCGCGCACCGGCACGATCCGCGACGTCGAGCACATCGTCGTGTTCATGCAGGAGAACCGTTCGTTCGACCATTATTTCGGCCACCTGCGCGGCGTGCGCGGATACAACGACCGCTTCCCGATCCCGCTGGCGGGCGGCCAGCCGGTCTGGTATCAGCCGTCGAAGGAAGACCCGACGAAGCCGGTCGTGCCGTTCCATCTGAACACGCAGACGACCAGCGCGCAATGCGTCGGCGATCTCGACCACTCGTGGTATCCGACCCACTATGCGATCAACAACGGTCGCATGGACCAGTGGCCCGCGAACAAGACGGACATGACGATGGGCTATCACCTGCGCTCGGACCTGCCGTTCCACTACGCGCTCGCCGATGCGTTCACGGTCTGCGACGCGTACTTCTGCTCGCTGCCGGGGCCGACCCACCCGAACCGCGCGTACCTGATGACCGGCATGGTCGATCCGTCCGGCACGATGGGCGGCCCGCTGCTCGACAACAACGATTACGTGGACGGCGACGGCCCGCCGACCTATCAACTGCTGTCGTGGACCACGTATCCGGAGCGCCTGCAGGCGGCCGGCGTGTCGTGGCAGGTCTACCAGCAGGGCGTGAACGGCGACGATCCGCTGAACGGCAACTACGGCACCAACATCCTGCAGAACTTCGTGAACTTCATCAACGCGCAGCCGGGCTCCGCGCTGTATCAGCGCGCGCAGACGGCGCGCACGATCGCGGACCTGAAGTCCGACGTGCTCGCGAACAGGCTGCCGCAGGTGTCGTGGCTGCTGCCGCCGGCCGCTTACTCGGAGCACCCGAGCTACACCCCGGCCTACGGCGCGGAATACACGTCGCAAATCCTCGACGCGCTGACGTCGAACCCCGAAGTGTGGAGCAAGACCGTGCTCTTCGTGATGTACGACGAGAACGACGGCTTCTTCGACCACGTGGTGCCGCCGCAGCCACCGACGACGTCCGCGCAGGGCCGCTCGACGGTCAGCGTGGAGGGCGAGGTGCATACGGTCGTGAACCCGGGACGCGGCGGCAAGTACACCGCCGACGGCCTGCCATACGGCCTCGGCTCGCGCGTGCCGATGACGATCGTGTCGCCGTGGACGAAGGGCGGCTTCGTGTGCTCGCAGGTGTTCGACCACACGTCGGTGATCCGCTTTATCGAGGAGCGCTTCGGCGTGCACGAGCCGAACATCACCGCGTGGCGTCGCGCGGTGTGCGGCGACCTGACGACCGCATTCGACTTCCGCACGCCGGATTCGTCGGTGCCGCCGCTGCCGGACACGAGCGACTACATGACGATGGCGGACAACCAGTGCAAGACGCAGCCGAAGCCGACCGTGCCGGCGACGCCCGGCACGATCGATCCGCAGGAGCCGGGCATCCGCTATGCGCGCGCGCTGCCGTACGAGCTGCACGTGAACAGCCACGTCGACACGAAGAAGAACACGCTGCAGATCACGTTCGCGAACACCGGCCGCCAGGGCGCGCACTTCTACGTGTACGGCACGAACCGCACCGACGGCCCGTGGCGCTACACGGTCGAGGCCGGCAAGACGCTGTCCGACACGTACGACCTGTCGTCGACGAACGGCGTGTACGCGTTCGAGGTGTACGGCCCGAACGGTTTCGTGCGCAAGTTCGCCGGCACGGCGACGCCCGCGCAGTCGCCCGGCCACGGCATCGGCGCGATCTTCAACCGCGCGCCGCAGCCGGAGATCACCGCGCAATACGACGTCGCGAACGGCAATCTGTTTCTGAAGTTCGCGAACGCGGGCGGCGGCATCGCGCGCCTCACGGTGACGGACAACGCGTATGGCGCGCTGCCGCGTCCGGTGCTGGTGCCGGCGGGCGGCAGCATCGTCGAGCCGTGGGTGCTCGCGGCGAGCCATCACTGGTACGACCTGACCGTCACGAGCCACGACGACGCGAGCTTCTCGCGCCGCGTCGCCGGCCACGTCGAGAACGGCAAGACCAGCATCAGCGACCCGGCCGCCGTCGCGCCGGTCACGAAACTCGCCTGA
- a CDS encoding NAD-dependent succinate-semialdehyde dehydrogenase codes for MSSSAKPYPDTQIYVDGAWRAGAKTIPVIDPATEAEIGRLSLASENDLSDAAEAAARAFRAWRKVSAFERSKLMRRAAQLLRDRAEEVATIMTREQGKPFVESRIETLNGADTIDWFAEEARRTYGRVIPSRSEAVRQIVTREPVGPVAAFTPWNFPLNQAVRKVSAALASGCTVVLKGPEETPASCAALVQVFIDAGLPAGVLNLVFGVPAEVSSYLIAHPAIRKISFTGSTPVGKLLAAKAGEHMKRVTMELGGHAPALVFADADVPRAAKLLAGAKFRNAGQVCISPTRFLVEDAAYDEFVEHFVAATRAIKVGNGLEDGVQMGPLANDRRLAAMERIVADAREHGAKVQTGGERVGREGYFFAPTVLTDVPLSARIMQEEPFGPVAPVSRFGSYDEVIAEANRLPYGLAAYAYTRSAATSAALSDDIESGMLSINHHGLGLAETPFGGVKESGYGSEGGTEAMEAYLVTKLVTEHR; via the coding sequence ATGAGTTCCAGCGCAAAGCCCTATCCGGATACCCAGATCTACGTCGACGGCGCATGGCGCGCCGGCGCGAAAACCATTCCGGTGATCGATCCGGCGACCGAGGCCGAGATCGGCCGGCTGAGCCTCGCGAGCGAGAACGATCTGTCCGACGCGGCCGAGGCCGCCGCGCGCGCGTTCCGCGCATGGCGCAAGGTCAGCGCGTTCGAGCGCAGCAAGCTGATGCGCCGCGCCGCGCAACTGCTGCGCGACCGCGCGGAGGAAGTCGCGACGATCATGACGCGCGAGCAGGGCAAGCCGTTCGTCGAGTCGCGCATCGAAACGCTGAACGGCGCGGACACGATCGACTGGTTCGCGGAAGAAGCGCGCCGCACCTATGGCCGCGTGATCCCGTCGCGTTCGGAAGCGGTCCGCCAGATCGTCACGCGCGAGCCGGTCGGCCCGGTCGCCGCGTTCACGCCGTGGAATTTCCCGCTGAACCAGGCGGTGCGCAAGGTGTCGGCCGCGCTCGCGTCGGGCTGCACCGTCGTGCTCAAGGGACCGGAGGAAACGCCGGCCAGCTGCGCGGCGCTCGTGCAGGTCTTTATCGACGCGGGCCTGCCGGCCGGCGTGCTGAACCTCGTGTTCGGCGTGCCCGCCGAGGTGTCGTCGTACCTGATCGCGCATCCGGCGATCCGCAAGATCTCGTTCACCGGCTCGACGCCGGTCGGCAAGCTGCTCGCGGCGAAGGCCGGCGAACACATGAAGCGCGTGACGATGGAACTCGGCGGCCACGCGCCGGCGCTCGTGTTCGCGGACGCCGACGTGCCGCGCGCCGCGAAGCTGCTCGCGGGCGCGAAATTCCGCAACGCCGGCCAGGTGTGCATCTCGCCGACGCGCTTCCTCGTCGAGGACGCGGCCTATGACGAGTTCGTCGAGCACTTCGTCGCCGCGACGCGCGCGATCAAGGTCGGCAACGGCCTCGAAGACGGCGTGCAGATGGGGCCGCTCGCGAACGACCGCCGCCTCGCCGCGATGGAGCGCATCGTCGCCGACGCGCGCGAGCACGGCGCGAAGGTGCAAACCGGCGGCGAGCGCGTCGGCCGCGAAGGCTACTTCTTCGCGCCGACCGTGCTGACCGACGTGCCGCTGTCCGCGCGGATCATGCAGGAAGAGCCGTTCGGCCCGGTCGCGCCGGTGTCGCGCTTCGGCAGCTACGACGAAGTGATCGCCGAGGCGAACCGCTTGCCGTACGGCCTCGCCGCGTATGCGTACACGCGCTCGGCGGCGACGTCGGCCGCGTTGTCCGACGACATCGAAAGCGGCATGCTGTCGATCAACCACCACGGCCTCGGCCTCGCGGAAACGCCGTTCGGCGGCGTGAAGGAGTCGGGCTACGGCTCGGAAGGCGGCACCGAGGCAATGGAAGCGTACCTGGTCACGAAGCTCGTCACCGAGCATCGCTGA
- a CDS encoding GFA family protein, whose amino-acid sequence MSLNGGCLCGRVRYEVSGAPFYTTACHCADCRRAAAAPYVAWFSVMRAAFRFVSGAPRDYVSSPGVVRSFCADCGTPLTYRNAALPDEIDVATASLDRPDDVPPERHTWVSQKLAWVVIADGLPQLPREGSGG is encoded by the coding sequence ATGTCGCTGAACGGAGGCTGCCTGTGCGGCCGCGTGCGCTACGAAGTATCCGGGGCGCCGTTCTACACCACCGCGTGTCATTGTGCCGATTGCCGCCGCGCGGCGGCCGCGCCGTACGTCGCGTGGTTCTCGGTGATGCGCGCCGCGTTCCGCTTCGTGTCCGGCGCGCCGCGCGACTACGTGTCGAGCCCCGGCGTCGTGCGTTCGTTCTGCGCGGACTGCGGCACGCCGCTCACGTACCGGAACGCGGCGCTGCCGGACGAGATCGACGTCGCGACCGCGAGCCTCGACCGGCCCGACGACGTGCCGCCGGAACGTCACACGTGGGTGTCGCAGAAGCTCGCGTGGGTGGTCATCGCGGACGGGTTGCCGCAATTGCCGCGCGAAGGGTCCGGGGGATAA
- a CDS encoding porin, with protein sequence MLLAAASPLAHADGSVRLSGLIDAGVAYVSDAGNTAGHESAWQAKNGDINISRWALSGEEPLSPDLTALFTLTNGFSTMAGTLAQQGRLFGFQSYLGLASKSAGTVTLGRQFDAVVTYVEPFSLGGTGDGGTAFAHPYDNDNLDNYTRTNNSIKYASPELHGFTFGGTYGFSNKAGAFADSREYSVGGGYRYGRLRLGAGYFQFDHASNAASANADGAEPAGAPFNADRQRTWGVGGNYQFERFTVGLVLSETRLDNVTSINNVADTAIALPNDDVRFDNVEVNARYYFTPRWHVSAGYTFTYGRFDTPDGVRYPKWHQVNVLNTYALSTRTDVYAELLYQRANQLEGTGIQGAQISNFSRASGANQLVAALGLRHRF encoded by the coding sequence GTGCTGCTCGCGGCCGCCTCGCCGCTCGCCCATGCGGACGGATCGGTGCGGCTGTCCGGCCTGATCGACGCCGGCGTCGCTTACGTGAGCGACGCCGGCAACACCGCCGGCCACGAAAGCGCATGGCAGGCGAAGAACGGCGACATCAACATCAGCCGCTGGGCGCTGTCCGGCGAAGAACCGCTCAGCCCCGACCTGACCGCGCTGTTCACGCTGACGAACGGCTTCTCGACGATGGCCGGCACGCTCGCGCAGCAGGGCCGGCTGTTCGGCTTCCAGTCGTATCTCGGGCTCGCGTCGAAAAGCGCCGGCACGGTGACGCTCGGCCGCCAGTTCGACGCGGTCGTCACCTACGTGGAGCCGTTCTCGCTCGGCGGCACCGGCGATGGCGGCACCGCGTTCGCGCATCCGTACGACAACGACAACCTCGACAACTACACGCGCACCAACAACTCGATCAAGTACGCGAGCCCGGAACTGCACGGCTTCACGTTCGGCGGCACCTACGGCTTCTCGAACAAGGCGGGCGCGTTCGCGGACAGCCGCGAATACAGCGTCGGCGGCGGTTATCGCTACGGCAGGCTGCGGCTCGGCGCGGGGTACTTCCAGTTCGATCACGCGTCGAACGCGGCGAGCGCGAACGCCGACGGCGCGGAGCCGGCGGGCGCGCCGTTCAACGCGGACCGGCAGCGCACGTGGGGCGTCGGCGGCAACTACCAGTTCGAACGCTTCACCGTCGGCCTCGTGCTGAGCGAGACGCGGCTCGACAATGTCACGTCGATCAACAACGTCGCCGACACCGCGATCGCGTTGCCGAACGACGACGTGCGCTTCGACAACGTCGAGGTCAACGCGCGTTATTACTTCACGCCGCGCTGGCACGTGTCGGCCGGCTACACGTTCACGTATGGCCGCTTCGATACGCCGGACGGCGTGCGTTATCCGAAGTGGCATCAGGTGAACGTGCTGAACACCTATGCGCTGTCGACGCGCACCGACGTGTACGCGGAACTGCTGTACCAGCGCGCGAACCAGCTCGAAGGCACCGGCATCCAGGGCGCGCAGATCTCGAACTTCTCGCGCGCGTCCGGCGCGAATCAGCTCGTCGCCGCGCTCGGGCTGCGGCACCGGTTCTGA